In a single window of the Flavobacterium sp. W4I14 genome:
- a CDS encoding putative ABC transport system permease protein (product_source=KO:K02004; cog=COG0577; ko=KO:K02004; pfam=PF02687,PF12704; transmembrane_helix_parts=Inside_1_20,TMhelix_21_43,Outside_44_284,TMhelix_285_304,Inside_305_328,TMhelix_329_351,Outside_352_380,TMhelix_381_403,Inside_404_423,TMhelix_424_446,Outside_447_668,TMhelix_669_691,Inside_692_724,TMhelix_725_742,Outside_743_756,TMhelix_757_779,Inside_780_793) — protein MFRLNFKIALRNLWKNKGFTLINVGGLAIGMACCLMLLLYVNYEWSFDKQYKNADKVYFAALNLKFNGKLATTMAVPNKLAKAGVSELPGIKSAARISMNNGQKLYSHNRNNFKLIGFNVDPDFLKILQQKFIYGDPGTALSEPNNVLISESTAKKLFGDQNPIGQSIKYDNRVDLKVSAVIQDLPKNQSLQFDVLQPWAFFEQENPSQKNYGWGAITCLTLFQLKDNASLDATNAALKHFIVNKEPDLKEMTYEPFLFPLSKFHLYNDFDNGKSVGGKIDQLRLFVFLAICVLFIACINYMNLSTAKSEKRAREVGVRKALGSTRNTIMGQFMVESMLLSFLAMLIAFALLEVSLPYFNNLLDISIKINYNAYQFWSVLLAMVLVTGLLAGSYPAFYLSSFIPVKVLKGFKGSTGSLSIRKTLVVVQFSLSICMIISAIVIYSQIQHLKNKPLGFDQTALVQIDLEGEWTKPQKLQTFKNELERAGATIATTEYAGSFTDGGSITSDIQWPGKPKNDVSIINYRSTGFEFAKTTGVKILAGRDFDPKFSADTATSLLLNQTAVKIMGLKNPVGTVIHWGDNPPLKVVGVVQDYSNESLASKIQPTVYYYNVKTSRVLLLKLNPKQSLSNSIEAIKSVSQRLNPAYPVEVKLVSQGMAEKLRSEKLLSVLSNIFGGFAIFISCLGLLGLALYTAEQRSKEISIRKVLGANLSDILFLLNKDFMKLVIISNVIAIPVAYILVAKWLEKYDYKIAINPWPFLLALLTSVIIAILTVSLQTFKVAKANAVNALKYE, from the coding sequence ATGTTCAGATTAAACTTTAAAATAGCACTACGTAACCTTTGGAAAAACAAAGGCTTCACTTTGATCAATGTTGGTGGCCTAGCTATCGGAATGGCCTGTTGTTTAATGTTACTCTTGTACGTTAACTACGAATGGAGTTTCGATAAGCAATATAAAAATGCCGATAAGGTATATTTTGCCGCATTAAATTTAAAGTTTAACGGCAAACTGGCTACTACAATGGCCGTTCCGAATAAACTGGCCAAAGCTGGGGTTTCAGAACTGCCAGGCATTAAAAGTGCAGCCCGCATTTCAATGAACAATGGACAGAAATTATATAGCCATAACCGCAATAATTTTAAATTAATAGGATTTAATGTAGATCCTGATTTTTTAAAAATCCTTCAACAGAAATTTATCTACGGCGATCCAGGTACTGCTTTATCTGAGCCTAATAATGTATTGATAAGCGAATCGACAGCAAAGAAGTTATTTGGTGATCAGAATCCAATAGGACAAAGTATTAAATACGATAACAGGGTAGACTTAAAAGTTAGTGCTGTAATACAAGATCTGCCAAAAAATCAAAGCCTGCAGTTTGATGTTTTGCAACCATGGGCTTTTTTTGAGCAGGAAAACCCTTCGCAAAAAAATTACGGGTGGGGAGCAATTACTTGTTTAACCTTATTTCAGCTTAAAGATAACGCTTCTTTAGATGCAACAAATGCAGCACTAAAACACTTCATCGTAAACAAAGAACCCGATTTAAAAGAAATGACATACGAACCTTTTCTTTTTCCTTTAAGCAAATTTCATTTATACAATGATTTTGACAATGGGAAATCGGTGGGGGGTAAAATTGATCAGTTGCGATTATTTGTTTTTCTGGCCATTTGTGTATTATTTATCGCCTGCATCAATTACATGAATCTTTCAACTGCTAAGTCGGAAAAACGTGCCCGTGAGGTAGGGGTTAGAAAGGCTTTAGGTTCTACCAGAAATACAATAATGGGACAGTTTATGGTAGAGTCAATGCTGTTGTCTTTTTTAGCAATGTTAATTGCCTTTGCGCTGCTCGAAGTCTCATTGCCTTACTTTAACAACCTGCTCGATATCTCGATCAAAATTAATTACAACGCTTACCAATTTTGGAGTGTATTACTGGCTATGGTACTGGTAACCGGTTTGCTTGCCGGCAGTTATCCCGCATTTTACCTTTCATCATTTATACCCGTAAAGGTATTAAAAGGCTTCAAAGGTTCAACGGGCTCATTATCCATCCGCAAAACACTGGTCGTAGTGCAGTTTAGCCTTTCTATCTGCATGATTATTTCGGCAATTGTAATTTACAGTCAAATTCAGCACCTTAAAAATAAGCCCTTAGGCTTTGATCAGACTGCGCTGGTACAGATCGATTTAGAAGGAGAGTGGACAAAGCCACAGAAATTGCAGACTTTTAAAAATGAATTGGAACGGGCAGGTGCTACAATTGCTACAACAGAATATGCTGGCTCGTTTACAGATGGTGGTTCAATTACCAGCGACATTCAATGGCCAGGTAAGCCCAAAAATGATGTCTCGATTATTAATTATAGAAGTACAGGTTTCGAGTTTGCCAAAACAACTGGTGTAAAGATTCTTGCAGGGAGAGATTTTGACCCTAAATTTTCGGCTGATACAGCTACATCTCTGCTCCTGAACCAAACTGCTGTTAAAATAATGGGGTTAAAAAATCCTGTGGGCACCGTTATCCATTGGGGCGATAATCCACCACTTAAAGTGGTAGGTGTGGTGCAAGATTATTCTAACGAATCGCTTGCTTCTAAAATACAGCCAACAGTTTATTATTACAATGTTAAAACGAGTCGGGTTTTGCTGCTTAAACTCAATCCTAAACAGTCGCTTTCTAATTCAATCGAAGCGATAAAATCGGTAAGTCAACGTTTAAATCCTGCTTATCCAGTTGAAGTGAAACTGGTTAGTCAGGGCATGGCCGAAAAACTTCGGAGCGAAAAGTTGCTCAGTGTACTTTCCAATATTTTTGGAGGATTTGCCATTTTTATTTCTTGTTTAGGTTTATTGGGTTTAGCGTTATATACTGCTGAACAGCGCAGTAAAGAAATCAGTATCCGTAAAGTATTGGGCGCTAATCTTTCTGATATCCTGTTCCTTTTGAACAAAGATTTTATGAAACTGGTAATCATATCGAATGTGATCGCTATCCCGGTAGCCTATATTCTTGTTGCCAAATGGCTGGAGAAATATGATTATAAAATTGCCATTAATCCATGGCCTTTTTTGCTTGCACTTTTAACCTCAGTAATTATTGCCATTTTAACAGTGAGCCTGCAAACCTTTAAAGTGGCTAAAGCAAACGCTGTAAATGCACTTAAATATGAATAA
- a CDS encoding putative ABC transport system permease protein (product_source=KO:K02004; cog=COG0577; ko=KO:K02004; pfam=PF12704; superfamily=81464; transmembrane_helix_parts=Inside_1_20,TMhelix_21_43,Outside_44_280,TMhelix_281_303,Inside_304_337,TMhelix_338_360,Outside_361_374,TMhelix_375_397,Inside_398_417,TMhelix_418_440,Outside_441_665,TMhelix_666_688,Inside_689_708,TMhelix_709_731,Outside_732_750,TMhelix_751_773,Inside_774_790) translates to MFKLNLKIALRNLWRNKVSSFINVIGLAIGLAACLMLLLYVTYEWNFDKHYRDSENLYTVMTNIPDGNGGVSKTFEGTTTALGPLLRERIPEIKNLARMNYIKKSLIANGENGFKKEGKFAEPDILKLFYYEFIVGNAKTAMKNPKSVILTETMAKILFGTTNVLNKSVRYQDSENLTVTGVIKDIPQNSSLKFDFLMPWAFYEMVDESAKNLGWGNYSFVTMFSLNPNADIDVVNRKIDEAVKANNKQTDQPFVAFQYAKLHLFGKFENGKSVGGDIEQIWLFTGLAFGILLIACINFMNMATAKSEKRAKEVGIKKTIGANRISLILQFLTESMVLTLIAVVVAIALIEICLPAFNGLLNINLSISYFNLTSWIGILGIVIATGLIAGSYPAFYLSAFNPIQTLKRKIKSKGLASVSLRQVLVVSQFCFAIVLIISTLVIYRQIQYIKNRPLGIDTKALIEIPQDGQLKNQFEVYKQKILQSGAVTSLNKSSTKLSHHGSNFTDVRWPGMVQENNDNLFNKVEASYDFIKTNGVKLLEGRDFSKKFASDSAAVLISSSTAKVMNLKKPVGQILTIFGDKRVIIGVFDDYVWDSPYKSNNPMILYFNDKYTSYITMKLNTSNTIRQNIETITRITKDVNPAYPVEISFLDNVYSDLFQKEKTLGILSNLFGGLAIFVSCLGLFGLVAYSAEQRTKEFGVRKVLGASLLNLMQLLSFSFVKMIAVAIVIAIPLSYYLMNKWLMKFEFHTEISWWIMPIAGVGTLLMALITVSLQAYKTANANPVDALKYE, encoded by the coding sequence ATGTTCAAATTAAACTTAAAAATTGCACTGCGTAACCTTTGGCGAAACAAGGTAAGCTCGTTTATTAACGTAATTGGGCTGGCGATTGGTTTGGCTGCCTGTTTAATGTTACTCTTGTATGTAACTTACGAGTGGAACTTTGATAAGCACTACAGAGACTCGGAAAATCTGTATACCGTTATGACTAATATTCCTGATGGAAATGGCGGTGTGTCGAAGACATTTGAAGGAACAACAACAGCGCTCGGGCCATTGTTAAGGGAACGCATTCCCGAAATAAAAAACCTTGCAAGGATGAACTACATCAAAAAAAGTTTAATTGCAAATGGAGAAAATGGATTTAAGAAAGAAGGAAAATTTGCTGAACCGGATATTTTAAAGCTGTTTTATTATGAATTTATTGTGGGCAATGCTAAAACCGCAATGAAAAACCCGAAATCTGTAATTCTTACTGAGACAATGGCGAAAATTCTCTTCGGCACAACAAATGTATTAAACAAATCTGTCCGTTATCAGGATAGTGAAAATTTGACGGTAACCGGTGTAATAAAAGATATACCTCAAAATAGCTCACTTAAGTTCGACTTTTTAATGCCCTGGGCCTTCTACGAAATGGTTGATGAAAGCGCGAAGAATTTGGGATGGGGTAATTACAGTTTTGTAACGATGTTTTCTCTTAATCCTAATGCGGATATTGATGTTGTGAACAGGAAAATTGACGAGGCTGTTAAAGCAAATAATAAGCAAACCGACCAACCTTTTGTTGCATTCCAATATGCTAAACTACACTTATTTGGAAAGTTTGAAAATGGAAAAAGTGTAGGCGGCGACATTGAACAAATATGGCTTTTTACCGGTCTTGCTTTTGGTATTTTACTCATCGCTTGTATCAATTTTATGAACATGGCTACGGCTAAATCAGAAAAACGGGCGAAAGAAGTTGGTATTAAGAAGACAATTGGCGCAAATCGAATTTCATTAATTCTTCAATTTTTAACAGAATCAATGGTCCTTACTTTAATTGCGGTTGTAGTCGCAATTGCGCTGATCGAAATCTGCTTGCCTGCATTTAATGGTCTTTTAAATATCAATCTCAGCATATCTTATTTTAATTTAACCAGTTGGATTGGCATATTGGGAATAGTTATCGCTACAGGTTTAATCGCAGGAAGTTATCCAGCATTTTATTTATCTGCTTTTAACCCGATTCAAACTTTAAAAAGAAAAATAAAATCGAAAGGTTTGGCATCTGTAAGCTTAAGGCAAGTCCTTGTTGTAAGCCAGTTTTGTTTTGCTATCGTTCTGATTATTTCGACACTTGTTATTTATCGTCAAATTCAATACATTAAAAATAGGCCACTGGGCATTGATACCAAAGCATTAATTGAAATTCCTCAGGATGGGCAGCTAAAAAATCAGTTTGAGGTTTACAAGCAAAAAATACTGCAATCTGGTGCTGTAACAAGTTTAAATAAATCTTCAACAAAATTATCACACCACGGTTCAAATTTTACCGATGTTCGTTGGCCTGGAATGGTTCAGGAAAATAATGATAACCTGTTTAATAAGGTTGAAGCCAGCTATGATTTCATAAAAACTAATGGCGTGAAATTATTGGAAGGAAGGGATTTTTCTAAAAAATTTGCATCGGATTCTGCAGCGGTCCTTATTAGTTCTTCAACCGCAAAAGTAATGAATCTAAAAAAACCTGTAGGGCAAATTCTTACCATTTTTGGTGATAAAAGAGTGATTATTGGGGTTTTTGATGATTATGTATGGGATTCTCCTTATAAATCGAATAACCCAATGATACTTTATTTTAACGATAAGTATACAAGCTATATCACGATGAAGCTAAATACTTCAAATACCATTCGGCAAAATATTGAAACAATTACGCGAATTACCAAAGATGTTAATCCAGCTTATCCGGTTGAAATTTCATTTTTAGATAACGTTTATAGTGATTTGTTTCAAAAGGAGAAAACCTTAGGTATTCTTTCTAACCTTTTCGGCGGACTGGCTATTTTTGTTTCTTGTTTAGGATTGTTCGGTTTGGTAGCCTATAGCGCCGAGCAACGAACAAAAGAATTCGGCGTACGCAAGGTGTTAGGTGCCTCTTTACTTAATTTAATGCAATTGCTGTCATTCTCTTTTGTTAAAATGATTGCAGTTGCTATCGTTATCGCTATTCCTTTGAGTTATTATTTAATGAATAAATGGCTGATGAAGTTCGAATTCCACACCGAAATATCATGGTGGATTATGCCGATAGCAGGGGTTGGGACTTTGCTAATGGCATTGATTACGGTAAGTCTTCAGGCTTATAAAACTGCAAACGCCAACCCTGTTGATGCACTTAAATACGAATAA